The Sinorhizobium alkalisoli genomic interval GGATCATCCGATGATTGCCCGCTTCTGGCAGGAGCGCGAGGAAATGGGCACGCTCGTGATCGGCCTCAAGCAGAACCGCGACCGTGACGTGCGCCAGGTCGCAGCCCAGCTTCACCTCTACCGCAATACTCGCAACATGGCCCGAATGCTGCGCGACAAGATACGGGCGCTGGCGGGGCGGTGAGCGACGGAATTATCGGTTTCTGACCGCCTCCGGCACCGCTCTTTCGCGCAAGAGCCGTCGGATCACCTTGCCGGAGGTCGTCAGCGGCAGGCTATCGACGAACTCGATCTCGCGCGGATATTCATGCATCGAGAGCCGGTTCTTCACCCAGTCGCGGATATCGGCCGCGGTCCCTTCGTCGGCGGCAACGCCGGGCTTCAGCACCACGTAGGCTTTGACGATCTCGGTGCGGACCGGGTCCGGGCTGCCGACCGCCGCCGCCATCTGGATGTGGGGGTGTCCCACCAGGCAATCCTCGATCTCCCCCGGGCCGATGCGGTAGCCCGACGAGGTGATGACGTCGTCATCGCGGCCGAAAAATGTGAAATAACCTTCATCGTCCATGACTCCCTGATCGCCGGTCGTCATCCAGTCGCCGATGAATTTCGCCTCCGTCGCCTTGCCGTTCTTCCAGTAGCCGAGGAACATCACCGGATCGGGACGCTTGATCGCCACCTGGCCAACCGTTCCCGGCGGCAGGACGCTTCCTTTCCGGTCTATGATCGCGACCTCGTGCCCCGGCACTGCCTTGCCCATCGAGCCGGGCTTCAGAACGTTGAGATCGGCCGCCGAGGAGATGACGATGTTGCACTCCGTCTGCCCGTAGAATTCGCTGACCTCGATGCCGAGCGCCGCCTTCGCCCATTCATAGGTCTCGCGCCCGAGCGCTTCGCCCGCCGAGCCGATGGTTCGGAGACTGAGGCGATAGCGCTCGCGCGGTCGCTCGACCGATCTGAGAAGCCTCAATGCGGTCGGCGGAATGAAGGCGTTGCGCACATCCATATCCTGCATGATCCGGAAAGCCATGTGCGGGTCGAATTTCTGCGCCGGCGAAGAGACAACCGGCACGCCGAAGAACAGCGACGGCAGAAGCGCATTCAGGAGCCCGCCGGCCCAGGCCCAATCGGCCGGCGTCCACATGCGGTCGCCCGGTTTCGGCAGGAAGTGGTGGTGAAACTGAAACCCCGGCAAATGGCCGAGCAACACGCGATGACCGTGCAGCGCCCCCTTCGGCGGCCCCGTCGTCCCGGACGTGTAGATCATCAGTGCCGGGTCGTCCGGCGTCGTGTCCGCCGCAGCAAAACGGCCTTCGCCCGCGATAAGATGGTCGAAACGGGCAGTGCCCGGCATTTCCTCCGCTTCCGCAAGCACGACCAGCCGCAGCTCCGGCAACTCGTCCCTGATCGCCGCCACGCGTTCATAGCCGAAGTGGTTCGTGACGATCGCCGCCGCCGCCGCGTCGCGCAGGCGATAGGCAAGAGCCTCGACGCCGAAGAGCAACGCCAGCGGCAGGGCGATCGCGCCGAGCTTGTAGATTGCCGCATGGGCGATCGCCGCCTCGAAGCCCTGCGGCAGCAGGATCGCGACGCGATCGCCCGGCCTGATGCCGCGCGCCGCGAGACCTGCGGCAAAGGCCGAGGAACGGCCCGCAAGGTCGGCATAGGTCAGTGATTGATGCGCATCACCCGGACTGAAATGCTCAAGGCAGACGCGCCCCGGATCCCGCGCCGCCCAGGCATCGCTGACGGCAACGCCGATATTGAACCTCTGCGGAATCCGCCAGCGGAACTCGCTATAGAGATCCTCGTAGTTTTCGATCCTCGGTAACATGGGCCCTGCCGCGCTGACAGCTTGTGCGATGCAGCAGCTAGCACGTCCATCCCATGAAATTCAACGGCCCGGCCGCTTCGTCATACAATTCAGCTCGGCAAGTTCTTCGAGGAAGCCGGGAGCAAGCAGAGGCTGCTTCCAGGAACAGGCGGCTTATTGTTTGCTTTGGTGGTCTGTTCGGTTTGGTGGTGCCCCATGCCGGGGTCGAACCAGCACTCCTTTCGGAACTCGATTTTGAGTCGAGCGCGTCTACCAATTCCGCCAATGGGGCATAAGGCTGGGCGATATCAGCGGTTTGCGATTTACACGAAGCTTTTCGCGCCGGTCAACCGGGAACTTTGAATTTCGCCCAAGAGATCACAAAACCGTGCGATCGGTCGCATGTCGAAGCGATTTACAGCCACGACGTTCCTACATAAGAAGGTGGCATCGAATGAAGGGCCGCCCATATTCCGCCCGGCCCCCGCGAGGTATGCATGATCGAAGCGTCCGTAGCCCAGCGCCAGCAGTTCACCTTAGCAGTGCTCGTCACGCTCGGCATGACGGCGACCGTCGGCGGCGCCCTCGGCTTCGAGCATATCGGCGGCTACATTCCTTGTGCGCTCTGCCTTCTGCAGCGCGATCCCTATTACTACGGCATCCCGCTCGGCATCCTCGCTATCCTTACAAGCGTATTGAAGCTGCCGGCCTGGACGACGCGCACCGTGCTCGTGCTCGTCGGCATACTGATGCTCGTCGGCGCCGGGATCGGCGTCTTTCACGCCGGAGCGGAATGGCATTTCTGGGACGGCCCCTCGACCTGCGCCACCACCGCGCAAGGCATTTCCTCCGATGTCGGCGATCTGCTCGGCGATCTCGACGCCAAGCATGCCCCCTCCTGCACGGAAGCGGCGCTGCGTGTCTTCGGACTGTCCTTCGCCGGATGGAATGTGATCGCGAGCCTCATCCTCGCCGCAATTGCGCTTCGCGGCGCCGCCAGGGCCTGACCGCTGCCAGATAGCCTTACGGCTGCAGTTCGACATCCCAGTAGAGATAGTCCATCCAGCTGTCATGCAGATGGTTCGGCGGGAAGAGCCGGCCATTGTTGTGCAGATCCTGCACCGTCGGCTGATAGGGCCTCTGGTGCGGGAACATGCTGGCTTGCTTCGGCAGCTTGCTGCCCTTGCGCAGATTGCAGGGCGAACACGCCGCCACGACATTCTCCCAGGTCGTCTGGCCGCCATGCGCCCGCGGAATCACATGGTCGAAGGTCAGATCGTCCGGCGATCCGCAATACTGGCACTCGAACTTGTCGCGCAGGAAGACATTGAACCGGGTGAAGGCCGGGAAGCGCGAAGGCTGGACATAGCTCTTCAGACAGACGACGCTCGGCAGCCGCATGGAAAAGCTTGGCGACGAGACGGAATGTTCGTATTCGGCGAGAATAATGACACGGTCGAGAAAGACCGCCTTGATCGCGTCCTGCCAGGACCAGAGCGACAAGGGATAATAACTCAAGGGCCTGTAATCGGCGTTCAAGACAAGCGCCGGAAGAGCCTGAGGTGAGACTGCAATCGTCAAGCGTATTCTCCTGATCGATTCGGCATCTGCATCTTCTATATTAGGCGCGTTGCGACAGGATTGTGAAGCCACAAAGAAAAAGTCGACTGGCGATTCGCTTTTTCCTTCAAGGCGTCACGGGCACCCCATCTCGCCGCATCTGCTGGGCATAATAAGCCCAAAAGAGCCGCGCCGCGACGCTGCGCCAAGGCGACCAGACGACTGCCAGAGAGTCGACTTCGCTAGCCGTCGGGCGGAGGCTGAAGTCAAGCGCATGGCCGATCGCATTCTGCAGCGCCACATCGCCGGCGGGAAAGACATCCGGATGGCCCGCGCAGAAGAGCAGATAGACCTCCGCCGTCCAGCGCCCGATGCCCTTGATCGCCGTCAATTCGTGAATCGCCGCCGCCGCGTCGATGTCGCAGACGGCCTGGAGGTCGATCTCACCGGCGACGGTCGCGGCCGCCACGCGCCGCAACGCGTCGGCCTTGGCGCGCGAGAGGCCGACGAGCCGGCAGTCCTCGTCGCTCAAGGAGAGCACGCCAGCGGCGCTGATCTCGCCGAGCGCCGCTTCCATCCGGTTCCAGATCGCCTTGGCGCTCGCCTTCGAGA includes:
- a CDS encoding AMP-binding protein, which produces MLPRIENYEDLYSEFRWRIPQRFNIGVAVSDAWAARDPGRVCLEHFSPGDAHQSLTYADLAGRSSAFAAGLAARGIRPGDRVAILLPQGFEAAIAHAAIYKLGAIALPLALLFGVEALAYRLRDAAAAAIVTNHFGYERVAAIRDELPELRLVVLAEAEEMPGTARFDHLIAGEGRFAAADTTPDDPALMIYTSGTTGPPKGALHGHRVLLGHLPGFQFHHHFLPKPGDRMWTPADWAWAGGLLNALLPSLFFGVPVVSSPAQKFDPHMAFRIMQDMDVRNAFIPPTALRLLRSVERPRERYRLSLRTIGSAGEALGRETYEWAKAALGIEVSEFYGQTECNIVISSAADLNVLKPGSMGKAVPGHEVAIIDRKGSVLPPGTVGQVAIKRPDPVMFLGYWKNGKATEAKFIGDWMTTGDQGVMDDEGYFTFFGRDDDVITSSGYRIGPGEIEDCLVGHPHIQMAAAVGSPDPVRTEIVKAYVVLKPGVAADEGTAADIRDWVKNRLSMHEYPREIEFVDSLPLTTSGKVIRRLLRERAVPEAVRNR
- a CDS encoding disulfide bond formation protein B, with product MIEASVAQRQQFTLAVLVTLGMTATVGGALGFEHIGGYIPCALCLLQRDPYYYGIPLGILAILTSVLKLPAWTTRTVLVLVGILMLVGAGIGVFHAGAEWHFWDGPSTCATTAQGISSDVGDLLGDLDAKHAPSCTEAALRVFGLSFAGWNVIASLILAAIALRGAARA
- a CDS encoding HNH endonuclease, with amino-acid sequence MTIAVSPQALPALVLNADYRPLSYYPLSLWSWQDAIKAVFLDRVIILAEYEHSVSSPSFSMRLPSVVCLKSYVQPSRFPAFTRFNVFLRDKFECQYCGSPDDLTFDHVIPRAHGGQTTWENVVAACSPCNLRKGSKLPKQASMFPHQRPYQPTVQDLHNNGRLFPPNHLHDSWMDYLYWDVELQP
- a CDS encoding DNA-3-methyladenine glycosylase family protein; its protein translation is MRIIRTHEDIEAGLAGLIMLDARLEHVLSKAGPVPLRRTEPGYRGLANIIVSQMVSKASAKAIWNRMEAALGEISAAGVLSLSDEDCRLVGLSRAKADALRRVAAATVAGEIDLQAVCDIDAAAAIHELTAIKGIGRWTAEVYLLFCAGHPDVFPAGDVALQNAIGHALDFSLRPTASEVDSLAVVWSPWRSVAARLFWAYYAQQMRRDGVPVTP